The Nothobranchius furzeri strain GRZ-AD chromosome 6, NfurGRZ-RIMD1, whole genome shotgun sequence genome includes a region encoding these proteins:
- the fabp2 gene encoding fatty acid-binding protein, intestinal, protein MTYNGTWKIDRNDNYEKFMEKMGINMVKRKLASHDNLKIIIEQTGDKFHVKESSNFRSIEIDFTLGVTFDYSLADGTELTGAWTMEGDVLKGVFNRKDNGKTLTTTRTIQGDELIQSYNYEGVDAKRIFKRG, encoded by the exons ATGACCTACAACGGCACCTGGAAGATCGATCGCAACGATAACTATGAGAAATTCATGGAGAAAATGG GAATTAACATGGTGAAGAGGAAGCTGGCTTCTCATGACAACCTCAAGATCATCATTGAGCAGACTGGAGACAAGTTTCACGTAAAAGAGAGCAGTAACTTCCGTAGCATCGAGATAGACTTCACCCTGGGGGTCACCTTCGACTACAGCCTCGCAGACGGAACTGAACTAACT GGCGCATGGACCATGGAGGGCGACGTGTTGAAGGGAGTATTTAACAGAAAAGACAATGGAAAAACACTGACAACAACCAGAACCATTCAGGGAGATGAACTCATTCAG AGCTACAACTACGAAGGAGTGGATGCAAAAAGGATTTTCAAACGGGGTTAA